In Nonomuraea sp. NBC_00507, the following are encoded in one genomic region:
- a CDS encoding DUF5719 family protein → MKSFVENRFGLPALVVVALVALYGVAYVTRPAAPAAPGQVAPRKVAVESVTAVCPGTKGEKVGVYLPGGLSHETMADGKPYVTKGPAALEAGYTTRVTRGAARGLAGVRCTEPAPVTWLLGPGPANAGVILHLTNADKAPALADVQVHAAEGLISGDKGIGLEVAPGEHREIDMRTLAPSADIMAVSVTTIFGRVAVGARTTLETGGVDWLPAAAPPATRVVVPGIPGGGGRRELLVAAPGDTDALVRVRAVSEDAEYAMRGRETVDVPAGSVVSVDVTTGVGGSSAALVLTSETPIVAGLVMTGTGGRSDIAFTAGTPSLDLGSAVARNGTGSRLILTALGGRPGKVRVQIVPGKGEAEPPFDVEVPAARTRNVPLKAKGDFAVVVTPVSGEVYGGRVVEERLKTGLLITAQPLAQARRWTLLPPLTDTPHVVQP, encoded by the coding sequence ATGAAGTCCTTCGTCGAGAACAGGTTCGGCCTGCCGGCGCTGGTGGTCGTGGCCTTGGTGGCCCTGTACGGCGTGGCGTACGTCACCCGACCGGCCGCCCCCGCCGCTCCTGGGCAGGTTGCACCCCGGAAGGTGGCGGTTGAGTCGGTCACCGCCGTATGTCCCGGCACGAAGGGGGAGAAGGTCGGCGTGTACCTGCCCGGCGGCCTGTCCCACGAGACGATGGCGGACGGCAAGCCGTACGTGACGAAGGGCCCCGCAGCGCTGGAGGCCGGCTACACCACCCGCGTCACCCGGGGCGCCGCACGCGGCCTGGCCGGCGTACGCTGCACCGAGCCCGCCCCCGTGACCTGGCTGCTCGGCCCCGGACCGGCGAACGCCGGCGTGATCCTGCACCTCACGAACGCGGACAAGGCGCCGGCGCTGGCCGACGTACAGGTCCACGCGGCCGAGGGCCTGATCTCCGGCGACAAGGGGATCGGCCTGGAGGTCGCGCCCGGCGAGCACCGCGAAATCGACATGAGGACGCTCGCCCCGTCGGCCGACATCATGGCCGTGAGCGTCACCACCATCTTCGGCCGCGTCGCCGTCGGCGCCCGCACCACGCTCGAGACCGGAGGCGTCGACTGGCTCCCGGCCGCCGCGCCACCCGCGACGCGCGTCGTCGTCCCCGGGATTCCGGGCGGCGGCGGCCGCCGCGAGCTCCTCGTCGCCGCCCCCGGCGACACCGACGCGCTCGTGCGGGTGAGGGCGGTGAGCGAGGACGCCGAGTACGCCATGAGGGGCCGCGAGACGGTGGACGTACCGGCGGGAAGCGTCGTCTCAGTGGACGTGACCACCGGCGTGGGTGGCTCCTCGGCGGCCCTCGTCCTCACCTCGGAAACCCCGATCGTGGCCGGCCTGGTGATGACCGGCACCGGCGGCCGCTCGGACATCGCCTTCACCGCCGGCACACCCTCGCTGGACCTGGGCAGCGCGGTGGCCCGCAACGGCACCGGCTCCCGCCTGATCCTCACAGCACTGGGTGGACGGCCCGGCAAGGTACGGGTACAAATCGTGCCGGGGAAGGGAGAGGCGGAGCCACCGTTCGACGTGGAGGTCCCGGCGGCGCGGACGCGAAACGTCCCGCTGAAGGCCAAGGGCGACTTCGCGGTCGTCGTCACACCCGTGTCTGGGGAGGTGTACGGCGGGAGAGTGGTGGAGGAGCGCCTCAAGACCGGCCTGCTGATCACGGCCCAGCCCCTGGCGCAGGCCCGCAGGTGGACCTTGCTCCCTCCTCTCACCGACACGCCTCACGTGGTCCAGCCGTAG
- a CDS encoding glycosyltransferase family 2 protein, with product MSRPYVTVIVVAHDGARWLGETLRALAGQSRRPDRVAGVDNGSRDGSADLLAQTLGSGNVISLPRSTAFAESVAEALERLPSRGPDEWIWLLHDDCAPDRRALEALLTAAGHDPKAAVLGPKLRDWLDQRRLLEIGVTVGRTGRRDTGLEPREFDQGQHDGTRDVLSVSTAGMLIRREVWEEIGGLDPFFPLFRDDLDLCWRVRNAGHKVLVVTSAVAWHAEAAARRRRRITVSGDHPRRLDRRNAIFVVMANLPFRAMVWALLRNVLGSAFRTLLFLVSKQPANALDEMVAMGSILVHPFRLLRARRARRHGRKKGYVRIKRLMTPPGAAYQRLIDMAQSFLAGEAPVDSAGRHHHVSAEEDEVLPPPDTGAVKRFLARPGVVLMLALTAISLVAERSLLGGDRLGGGALVPVIGGAGDLWAFYTEGFHDIGLGSDAWAPPYVAVVAAVSTLAFGKTWLAVSVLLLGSVPLAGATAYLATRHFIPSVPARAWAAGTYALLPVATGAIAAGRLGTAVVFVLLPVYASLATTLLSAERRPARRAAWALGLLLGVGTAFVPLVYPMVAVLGGLSLAAGRRRGATRRSRAGRRAGAGGVGRDGRAPGLGRRDGVAVSMAIALLVPVALLFPWLATLVSDPGRLLLEAGLHDPALVDAAPAPESLLALAPGGPGLPPFWVTAGLLATALSALLLRRRRMIVAVGWGVALYGMLAAILVTRFSVEGTRVWPGVPLAFAGMGLVVLVGLTAHRLAGLRAGGGLRRLGATVMVGVAFSTPLLAAGYWVATGVRGPLAGDAPDVLPALAASKTVQGERTLVIKGSEFTVLHGRTPLLGEAELPVASEARTRVSTAAQGLAGGRGGDAATLAQHGIAMVAVAPPVAPQLSRTLDSQPALQRMSLSEAGGLWRVVEPVTRVPAQPESALHKPWLWTQAAMVLVFAVLAAPGRRESRQEAVEPAPGAVLVGAS from the coding sequence ATGTCCCGCCCGTACGTCACTGTGATCGTCGTCGCCCACGACGGCGCGCGCTGGCTCGGAGAGACGCTGCGTGCGCTGGCCGGCCAGAGCCGCAGACCCGATCGCGTAGCCGGCGTCGACAACGGCAGCAGGGACGGCTCGGCCGACCTGCTCGCCCAGACGCTCGGCAGCGGCAACGTCATCTCCCTGCCGCGCTCGACCGCCTTCGCCGAGTCCGTCGCCGAGGCGCTCGAGAGGCTGCCCTCGCGCGGGCCCGACGAGTGGATCTGGCTGCTTCACGACGACTGCGCCCCCGACAGGCGTGCGTTGGAAGCCCTGCTCACCGCGGCCGGCCACGATCCCAAGGCGGCCGTGCTCGGACCGAAGCTGCGTGACTGGCTCGACCAGAGACGGCTGCTCGAAATCGGCGTGACGGTGGGACGTACCGGGCGCAGGGACACGGGGCTGGAGCCGCGCGAGTTCGACCAGGGCCAGCACGATGGCACGCGCGACGTGCTGTCGGTGTCGACGGCCGGGATGCTGATCCGCCGCGAGGTGTGGGAGGAGATCGGCGGGCTGGACCCGTTCTTCCCGCTGTTCCGCGACGACCTCGACCTGTGCTGGCGGGTGCGCAACGCTGGGCACAAGGTCCTGGTCGTGACCTCGGCCGTGGCCTGGCATGCCGAGGCGGCGGCACGCAGGCGACGGCGCATCACGGTCAGCGGCGACCATCCGCGCCGGCTCGACAGGCGAAACGCGATCTTCGTGGTCATGGCGAACCTGCCCTTTCGCGCCATGGTGTGGGCATTGCTACGGAACGTGCTCGGCTCGGCCTTCCGCACGCTGTTGTTCCTCGTCAGCAAACAGCCCGCGAACGCGCTGGACGAGATGGTGGCCATGGGGTCGATCCTGGTGCACCCGTTCCGGCTGCTCAGGGCGCGGCGCGCCCGCCGCCACGGCCGCAAGAAGGGATATGTCCGCATCAAGCGGTTGATGACTCCTCCGGGTGCGGCCTACCAGCGGCTGATCGACATGGCGCAGAGCTTCCTCGCCGGCGAGGCCCCTGTCGACTCGGCCGGCCGCCACCACCACGTGTCCGCGGAGGAGGACGAGGTGCTCCCGCCGCCGGACACCGGCGCGGTCAAACGGTTCCTGGCCCGCCCAGGCGTCGTCCTCATGCTCGCGCTGACCGCGATCTCGCTGGTCGCCGAGCGGTCGCTGCTCGGCGGCGACCGGCTCGGCGGGGGCGCGCTGGTGCCCGTGATCGGCGGCGCCGGCGACCTCTGGGCGTTCTACACCGAAGGATTCCACGACATCGGGCTCGGCTCGGACGCCTGGGCGCCGCCGTACGTCGCGGTCGTGGCCGCTGTGTCCACGCTCGCGTTCGGCAAGACGTGGCTGGCCGTGTCGGTGCTGCTGCTCGGCTCGGTGCCGCTGGCGGGCGCCACCGCGTACCTGGCCACGCGGCACTTCATCCCCTCGGTGCCCGCGCGGGCGTGGGCGGCGGGGACGTACGCGCTGCTGCCCGTCGCGACCGGCGCGATCGCGGCGGGACGGCTGGGCACGGCGGTGGTGTTCGTGCTGCTGCCGGTCTACGCCTCGCTCGCCACGACCCTCCTGTCCGCCGAACGCCGTCCCGCCCGCCGCGCCGCCTGGGCGCTGGGGCTGCTGCTGGGGGTGGGGACGGCGTTCGTGCCGCTGGTGTACCCGATGGTGGCGGTGCTGGGCGGACTGTCCTTGGCGGCGGGACGACGGCGTGGTGCGACGCGGCGGAGCCGTGCGGGCCGGCGGGCCGGCGCCGGCGGCGTGGGCCGGGATGGCCGCGCACCTGGCCTGGGGCGGCGGGATGGTGTCGCGGTGTCCATGGCCATCGCGTTGCTCGTCCCGGTGGCGCTGCTGTTCCCGTGGCTCGCGACTCTGGTGAGCGACCCAGGAAGGCTCCTGCTGGAGGCCGGGCTGCACGATCCCGCGCTGGTGGACGCCGCACCGGCCCCCGAGTCGTTGCTGGCGTTGGCCCCTGGCGGGCCGGGGCTGCCGCCGTTCTGGGTGACGGCGGGGCTGCTGGCGACGGCTCTGTCCGCGCTGCTCTTGCGCCGCCGGCGTATGATCGTCGCCGTCGGCTGGGGCGTCGCCCTGTACGGGATGCTCGCCGCGATCCTGGTCACCCGGTTCTCTGTCGAGGGCACACGGGTGTGGCCTGGGGTACCGCTGGCGTTCGCGGGGATGGGGCTGGTCGTCCTCGTGGGCCTGACCGCACACCGCCTGGCCGGGCTGCGCGCCGGGGGCGGCCTGCGGCGGCTGGGGGCGACGGTGATGGTGGGCGTGGCCTTCAGCACGCCGCTGCTGGCCGCCGGCTACTGGGTGGCCACCGGGGTCCGCGGTCCGCTCGCCGGGGACGCGCCCGACGTGCTGCCCGCCCTGGCCGCCTCCAAGACCGTCCAGGGGGAACGCACATTGGTGATCAAGGGGTCGGAGTTCACCGTGCTGCACGGGCGTACCCCGCTGCTCGGCGAAGCGGAGCTGCCCGTCGCGTCCGAGGCCCGCACCCGCGTTTCCACCGCCGCCCAAGGGCTGGCCGGCGGGCGCGGCGGCGACGCGGCCACGCTGGCGCAGCACGGCATCGCGATGGTCGCCGTGGCGCCGCCGGTCGCGCCGCAGCTGAGCAGGACGCTCGACTCCCAGCCTGCGCTGCAGCGCATGAGCCTGTCGGAGGCCGGCGGCCTGTGGCGCGTCGTCGAACCGGTCACCCGCGTGCCCGCGCAGCCCGAGAGCGCCCTGCACAAGCCGTGGTTGTGGACGCAGGCCGCGATGGTGCTGGTGTTCGCCGTGCTGGCCGCGCCGGGGCGGCGTGAGAGCCGGCAGGAGGCCGTGGAGCCTGCACCCGGTGCGGTCCTGGTGGGGGCGTCATGA
- a CDS encoding WhiB family transcriptional regulator produces MTDPVIAQDQLDAEELGWQERALCAQTDPEAFFPEKGGSTREAKKVCRSCEVRAECLEYALEHDERFGIWGGLSERERRRIKRQAV; encoded by the coding sequence GTGACCGATCCGGTCATCGCACAGGATCAGCTTGACGCTGAAGAACTCGGCTGGCAGGAGCGCGCGTTGTGCGCGCAGACCGATCCGGAGGCGTTCTTCCCGGAGAAGGGCGGCTCCACCAGAGAGGCCAAAAAGGTGTGCCGATCGTGCGAGGTCCGTGCCGAGTGCCTTGAGTACGCACTCGAGCACGATGAGCGGTTCGGCATCTGGGGTGGGCTGTCCGAGCGGGAGCGCAGACGGATCAAACGCCAGGCCGTTTAG
- the cofD gene encoding 2-phospho-L-lactate transferase — protein MHIVSLAGGIGGARFLRGLRATEPEATVTVIGNTGDDITLFGLRVCPDLDTVMYTLGNGIDEEQGWGRAKESHVVKEELAAYGMEPQWFGLGDRDFATHIVRSQMLAAGYPLSQITEALCARWQPGVRLLPMSDERCETHVVIEDEHGKRAVHFQEWWVRLRASVPAHSFALVGVDTAKPAPGVLEAIEQADVVILPPSNPVVSIGTILQVPGIRDALTAKTVVGVSPIIGSAPVRGMADACLTAIGVDTSAQAVLELYGSDLIDGWLVAEEDEGVALDGVRVIARPLLMHDAEAASAIARAALDLALELAR, from the coding sequence ATGCACATCGTGTCACTCGCCGGCGGCATCGGCGGCGCCCGTTTCCTGCGCGGTCTACGCGCGACCGAGCCAGAGGCCACGGTCACCGTCATCGGCAACACGGGTGACGACATCACCCTGTTCGGCCTGCGGGTCTGCCCCGACCTCGACACCGTGATGTACACACTTGGCAACGGCATCGACGAGGAGCAGGGCTGGGGCCGGGCCAAGGAGTCCCACGTGGTCAAGGAGGAGCTGGCCGCGTACGGCATGGAGCCCCAATGGTTCGGGCTCGGCGACCGCGACTTCGCCACCCACATCGTCCGCTCCCAGATGCTGGCGGCCGGCTACCCGCTCTCGCAGATCACCGAAGCTTTGTGCGCGCGCTGGCAGCCGGGCGTGCGGCTGCTGCCGATGAGCGACGAGCGCTGCGAGACGCACGTGGTGATCGAGGACGAGCACGGCAAGCGCGCCGTGCACTTCCAGGAGTGGTGGGTACGCCTGCGCGCCTCCGTCCCCGCCCACTCGTTCGCGCTGGTGGGGGTGGACACGGCCAAGCCGGCGCCCGGCGTGCTCGAGGCCATCGAGCAGGCCGACGTGGTCATCCTGCCGCCGTCCAACCCCGTCGTCAGCATCGGCACGATTCTCCAGGTCCCGGGCATCCGCGACGCCCTGACCGCCAAGACCGTGGTCGGCGTGTCGCCGATCATCGGCAGCGCACCGGTGCGGGGCATGGCCGACGCCTGTCTGACGGCCATCGGGGTCGACACGAGCGCTCAGGCCGTCCTGGAGCTCTACGGCTCGGATCTGATCGACGGCTGGCTGGTGGCCGAGGAGGACGAGGGCGTCGCGCTCGACGGCGTGCGGGTCATCGCCCGCCCGCTCCTCATGCACGACGCCGAAGCCGCGTCCGCCATCGCCCGCGCGGCGCTCGACCTGGCCCTGGAGCTCGCCCGATGA
- a CDS encoding coenzyme F420-0:L-glutamate ligase, with translation MTIAPRPDHAGAPPQRIEVIAVAGIDEVRPGDDIAALLADAGLQDGDILVVTSKIVSKAEGRIRRAPDRVQAIEDETERVVARRGDTVISQTRHGFVMAAAGVDASNTEPGTVLLLPEDPDASARRIRAGLAARVGVIVSDTFGRPWRNGLTDVAIGVAGMRPLDDFRGTSDGYGNQLSATVTALADEIAGAAELVKGKLDGVPVAIVRGLSHLVTDDDGPGVRPLVRAADDDLFRFGSRDVVFARRTIREFSDRPVDPEAVRRAVAAGIAAPAPHHTTPWRFVLVESPETRTKLLDAMREAWIEDLRGDGFSEQSIAKRIRRGDVLRHAPYLVVPCLVMEGSHTYRDARRNASEREMFVVATGAGVENFLIQLAVEGLGSAWVSSTMFCRPIVRAVLDLPESWDPMGCVAVGHAAAPPRDRAPRDAADFIVTR, from the coding sequence ATGACCATCGCACCACGTCCGGATCACGCGGGCGCCCCACCCCAGCGCATCGAAGTGATCGCCGTAGCGGGCATCGACGAGGTGCGGCCGGGGGACGACATCGCGGCCCTGCTCGCGGACGCGGGTCTCCAGGACGGCGACATCCTGGTCGTCACCTCCAAGATCGTGAGCAAGGCCGAGGGCCGGATCCGCCGGGCGCCGGACCGGGTCCAGGCCATCGAAGACGAGACCGAGCGCGTGGTCGCCAGGCGCGGCGACACCGTGATCTCCCAGACCCGCCACGGCTTCGTCATGGCCGCCGCCGGAGTGGACGCCTCCAACACCGAGCCGGGCACGGTGCTGCTCCTCCCCGAGGACCCCGACGCCTCGGCCAGGCGCATCAGGGCGGGACTGGCCGCCAGGGTCGGCGTGATCGTCTCCGACACGTTCGGCCGGCCGTGGCGCAACGGGCTCACCGACGTGGCGATCGGGGTGGCGGGCATGCGGCCGCTGGACGACTTCCGCGGCACGTCCGACGGTTACGGCAACCAGCTCAGCGCCACCGTCACGGCACTGGCCGACGAGATCGCGGGCGCGGCCGAGCTGGTCAAGGGCAAGCTCGATGGCGTGCCCGTGGCGATCGTCCGTGGGCTGTCCCACCTGGTCACCGACGACGACGGGCCCGGGGTGCGCCCGCTGGTGCGGGCCGCCGACGACGACCTGTTCCGGTTCGGGTCGCGGGACGTCGTGTTCGCGCGCCGTACGATCAGGGAGTTCTCCGACCGGCCCGTCGACCCCGAGGCGGTGCGCAGGGCGGTGGCGGCGGGCATCGCCGCGCCGGCGCCGCACCACACGACCCCGTGGCGGTTCGTGCTGGTCGAGTCGCCGGAGACGCGGACGAAGCTGCTCGACGCGATGCGCGAGGCGTGGATCGAGGACCTTCGCGGCGACGGGTTCAGCGAGCAGTCGATCGCCAAGCGGATCAGGCGGGGCGACGTACTGCGTCACGCGCCCTACCTGGTGGTGCCGTGCCTGGTGATGGAGGGCTCGCACACCTACCGCGACGCGCGGCGCAACGCCTCCGAACGGGAGATGTTCGTGGTGGCGACCGGCGCCGGGGTGGAAAACTTCCTGATTCAGCTCGCCGTCGAAGGGCTCGGCTCGGCGTGGGTGTCGTCCACGATGTTCTGCCGCCCGATCGTCCGCGCGGTGCTCGACCTGCCGGAGTCGTGGGATCCGATGGGCTGCGTGGCCGTGGGCCACGCGGCGGCCCCACCCCGCGATCGGGCGCCCCGCGATGCTGCGGACTTCATCGTGACGCGCTGA
- a CDS encoding lytic polysaccharide monooxygenase, with protein MRRMLTLVAVVVIALATTLFNTTPAFAHGYVNSPPSRQANCAQGKVPNCGNIIYEPQSVEGPKGLRSCHANLSQFAQLSDESKPWPVASVGSTVTFTWTFTARHATSTYEYYIGNTRVAVFSGNNQQPPATVSHTVNLSGYSGRQKVLAIWNISDTVNAFYSCIDLQIGGGGNPTPTPTPTVTPTPTPTPTPTATAPSGTWRAGVAYAVGTTVTYNGVSYRCIQAHTSLAGWEPPNVPALWQRL; from the coding sequence ATGCGAAGGATGCTCACGTTAGTCGCCGTGGTGGTGATCGCCCTCGCCACCACGCTCTTCAACACCACCCCGGCGTTCGCGCACGGGTACGTCAACTCGCCACCGAGCCGGCAGGCCAACTGCGCCCAGGGCAAGGTGCCCAACTGCGGCAACATCATCTACGAGCCGCAGAGCGTGGAGGGGCCGAAGGGCCTGCGGAGCTGCCACGCCAACCTGTCGCAGTTCGCCCAGCTGAGCGACGAGAGCAAGCCGTGGCCGGTGGCGTCGGTGGGCAGCACGGTGACCTTCACCTGGACGTTCACCGCCAGGCACGCCACCAGCACCTACGAGTACTACATCGGCAACACCAGGGTGGCCGTGTTCAGCGGCAACAACCAGCAGCCGCCGGCGACGGTCTCGCACACGGTCAACCTGTCCGGCTACTCCGGCCGCCAGAAGGTCCTGGCGATCTGGAACATCTCCGACACCGTCAACGCCTTCTACTCCTGCATCGACCTGCAGATCGGTGGCGGCGGCAACCCCACCCCGACGCCCACCCCGACCGTCACCCCCACGCCCACCCCGACCCCGACGCCGACGGCCACCGCCCCCTCGGGCACGTGGCGGGCCGGGGTCGCGTACGCGGTCGGCACCACGGTGACGTACAACGGCGTGAGCTACCGCTGCATCCAGGCGCACACGTCACTCGCCGGCTGGGAACCGCCGAACGTCCCGGCCCTCTGGCAACGACTCTGA
- a CDS encoding substrate-binding domain-containing protein produces MRLGRHRAALPPEQRRRKALQRGMLAGLAAVAVAAAAVVVVFGGVGTLCSTREPVLVSVAAAVDVAPAVMEAAGRFNETKTSAGRRCVLIQVTEQPPATVLRTLIGDRAGVLSERPDGWIADSSAWIRLARQQGASALPAGESVVATSPLVFATRSSLAQRFSVGKTEMNWRMVFPSTVRGRLTPTSDEPDVVRVPDPSLAGAGIATVAAARDVVGTGPEADKALTAFVRWAQAGSAPDYRSMLDAVDDRSFWQRPVVIVPEQSVWNHNLRPSADPVVALHPREGTISLDYPYVVTATDPTVAEASAAFAAWLKGARAQEIVRRAGFRSGDGSQGPISPGPQIPPAAPKTRSSVSPQDIDEALRAWSRLAPPTNILVLADTSKHMAEPLKGSTRVRVALDAAKIGLQLFPDSTHMGLWEFADGLGRIKGYQERVGLGPINEPESGQVIRRSRLGEMTTTITAHPGRDSSLYDSILSGFREVAGEYREDMNNTLLVITAGRDDGKGTRLPQLLEVLRRDWKPDRPVQIVIIAFGADVDRGSLGQIAAATNGSLHVAQEPEEIIDVFLAALARRLCHPTCKPTA; encoded by the coding sequence GTGCGGTTGGGTCGACACCGCGCCGCGTTGCCCCCTGAGCAGCGACGCAGGAAGGCGCTGCAGCGCGGCATGCTGGCGGGGCTCGCGGCCGTGGCCGTGGCCGCCGCAGCCGTCGTCGTGGTGTTCGGCGGCGTCGGCACGCTGTGCTCCACACGAGAGCCTGTTCTGGTCAGCGTGGCCGCCGCGGTCGACGTGGCCCCCGCCGTCATGGAGGCCGCCGGGCGGTTCAACGAGACGAAGACGTCGGCGGGCCGGCGGTGCGTGCTGATCCAGGTGACCGAGCAGCCGCCGGCCACCGTTCTGCGCACGCTGATCGGCGACCGGGCGGGTGTGCTGAGCGAGCGGCCCGACGGCTGGATCGCCGACTCCTCGGCCTGGATCAGGCTGGCCCGCCAGCAGGGCGCGAGCGCGCTGCCGGCGGGGGAGAGCGTGGTGGCGACCTCGCCGCTGGTGTTCGCCACCCGCTCGTCGCTGGCGCAACGATTCTCCGTGGGCAAGACCGAGATGAACTGGCGGATGGTCTTCCCCTCGACCGTACGCGGGCGGCTGACGCCCACCTCGGACGAGCCTGACGTCGTACGCGTGCCGGACCCGTCGCTGGCCGGGGCGGGCATCGCGACCGTGGCCGCCGCCAGGGACGTCGTCGGCACCGGGCCGGAGGCCGACAAGGCGCTCACCGCGTTCGTCCGCTGGGCGCAGGCCGGCTCCGCGCCCGACTACCGCAGCATGCTGGATGCGGTCGACGATCGCTCGTTCTGGCAGCGCCCGGTGGTCATCGTCCCGGAGCAGTCGGTGTGGAACCACAACCTGCGTCCCTCCGCCGACCCGGTCGTCGCACTGCACCCGCGGGAGGGCACGATCAGCCTCGACTACCCGTACGTCGTCACCGCCACCGACCCCACGGTGGCCGAGGCGTCCGCCGCGTTCGCCGCATGGCTGAAGGGGGCGCGGGCGCAGGAGATCGTGCGGCGGGCGGGGTTCAGGTCGGGCGACGGCAGCCAGGGGCCGATCTCGCCGGGGCCACAGATCCCGCCGGCCGCCCCGAAGACCAGGTCGTCGGTGTCGCCGCAGGACATCGACGAGGCGCTGCGGGCCTGGAGCAGGCTGGCCCCGCCGACCAACATCCTCGTGCTGGCCGACACCTCCAAGCACATGGCCGAGCCGCTGAAGGGCAGCACCCGGGTCAGGGTGGCGCTGGACGCGGCCAAGATCGGGCTGCAGCTCTTCCCTGATTCCACGCACATGGGGTTGTGGGAGTTCGCGGACGGGCTGGGGCGGATCAAGGGATACCAGGAACGCGTCGGGCTCGGGCCGATCAACGAGCCGGAGAGCGGTCAGGTGATCCGCAGGAGCCGCCTCGGCGAGATGACCACCACGATCACCGCCCATCCGGGACGGGACAGCTCGCTGTACGACTCGATTCTCAGCGGATTCCGGGAGGTCGCCGGGGAGTACCGGGAGGACATGAACAACACGCTCCTGGTGATCACGGCGGGTAGGGACGACGGCAAGGGCACCCGCTTGCCGCAGCTCCTCGAGGTGCTGCGGCGCGACTGGAAGCCGGATCGGCCCGTGCAGATCGTCATCATCGCCTTCGGGGCGGATGTGGATCGGGGGAGTCTGGGGCAGATCGCGGCGGCCACCAACGGGTCGCTGCATGTGGCGCAGGAGCCGGAGGAGATCATCGACGTCTTCCTCGCCGCCCTGGCCCGCCGCCTGTGCCATCCCACGTGCAAACCGACCGCCTGA